gtctggagctgctcagggctgtctgtgtgtccccaggtaccTGTCCCCAGGTACAGGCTGTGTTTgagccagctggagctgctcagggctgtctgtgtgtccccaggtaccTGTCCCCAGGTACAGGCCATGTTTGAGccatctggagctgctcagggctgtctgtgtgtccccaggtaccTGTCCCCAGGTACAGGctgtgtctgagccagctggagctgctcagggctgtctgtgtgtccccaggtaccTGTCCCCAGGTACAGGctgtgtctgagccagctggagctgctcagggctgtctgtgtgtccccaggtaccTGTCCCCAGGTACAGGCTGTGTTTAggccagctggagctgctcagggctgtctgtgtgtccccaggtaccTGTCCCCAGGTACAGGCTGTGTTTAggccagctggagctgctcagggctgtctgtgtgtccccaggtaccTGTCCCCAGGTACAGGCTGTgtctggagctgctcagggctgtctgtgtgtccccaggtaccTGCCCCTGCAGGACATCATGTGCATGGAGTGCCTGTCGCGGAAGCTGAAGGAGGCGGTGACGCTGTACCTGCGCGTGGTCAAGGTGGTGGATCTGTGTGCGGGGCACTGGTGGGAGTACATGCCCACAggtgagctgctccctgcctctcCCCTCTGCTCAGTAACCCTGCACTTGTTTGGGTCTCCCCTTCCTTTGCCTGGCTGTCCTGGGGAATGTCTTGCCAAGTCTCTGTCTGCGTGTAAATACAAATtaggtcataggttggacttgatgatttcaaaggtcttttccaaggCAGTTCATTCTGTGATTGGGTGACTGGGAGTGCTCTGTAGGCACCTGGCAATACAATCTGTGTTTGTGTGATTGCTGGAAGGGAGTTTATCCAGGGGTTATGCCATGAAGAGGGTGTTTGCATGCAGGCAGCAAAAAATACAATGGAGTGAGAGAGCAACTCATCTGCCAGCACTTAACAATGTAAGAATAAGGTTTGATGTCACACCTTGAGTCACCTGCATATCAATAGATAAATTTGTCAGTCTGGGTGAGCCCTGTACCAGGATTTCTGTTGGGTTTAAATTgcactgctgggatttggggggggacACAGCTAAAATGAGGGAATTCTGAAAATGAGAGGATTTGCAAATTGAGATTGACTACAGCTGGTATTAAGCAGGTGTTTAGACCTAACCTAAAATTGGTGTAAATGCAAGTAATTTAGCCAGTTAAAATCCTTTTTATATGCTGTCTTTCATTAGAATAAAATAAACCTTTGCTTTAAGAAACCATCCTGTTTCTGTGAGAAATGTGAGCTTTGGTGAATAGTGAACTGGAATAAGGGATccagctgggatttttttgaccTTTGGAGTTGATAAatggaattccaggaaaaataGACCCACAGAGCTGCATGTGAGGAGGGAGAGAGCACAGTGAACCTTGCAGCCATGCAGCTCCTCTGAAGGAAACCTGTAGCAAACCTGCAAAATTCAAGGCAGAGGAGTATTTAGGTCATGATTTCTAGAATGTGGAAGTAAAAGAAAAGCTATTGCTTCACCAAGTGCATCTTTTCAACACCGCAGAACTTGTACTGCCACATAAGGAGAGAAGTGTGTTTGGCTTCCCCTTCAGAGCCAAGTGTCTGCTGCCACACCAATACCAAATGTGTTGTTGTTGTCTTAGGTTTCACTGATTCCAGCTTCCTAACCCTGCTGAGGAAGATGCCAGACATTGAACAACTTTATGGTCTTCATCCCAGGTATCTGGAAAGGCGCCGAGTCCGTGGCCACGAAGCTTTCAGCATTCCTGGAGTTTTAGAGGCTTTGCAGGCCTGTCCAAATTTGCTGGTGAGTGGCTGGACTTGGGAGAGAACCTCTCTCAGCACTGTTAAAAGTTGTGACAGGGACTTGGTGCTTCCAGGGCTTTGGTTTAGGCCtggctgcacagggaggagTTAATTGTGACCCTGCTTGCTGATCACAACTATTTTTAGTTGCACCACTGGGAATCCCAGGTGCTCTTAAGCCCAGCAAGGAATTAAAGCTCTGATCCCTCTGCTTTGAAACAGACAAGTCTTGCTAGAAATGAAAAGTGAAATAACGTTGCATTCTGTAGTTTACATGGTTAAGAggatgttgttgttgttgttgaacTGGTGTTAGAGCATTTGCTTTGCTTCCTTTTATCCAGGGTGTTGAGACCTCTCATTTAGAGCTGGTGGAAGCTATTTGGACATACATGCCCCAAGTCCACATTTTAGGGAAGTTTCGTAATCGTAATGGTGCTTTTCCAATTCCTCCTGAGAACAAGCTGAAAATTCCTATAGGAGCTAAAATTCAGACTTTGCACTTAGTAGGTGAGTGTGGTCGTGGTGAAGTAGTTGGCTTCAACACAGGTGGATTTAAAGGCTTTGAAACTCTGCAGATTTGTAATTCTTTGGAGGAGAGGGAGTTTGGGCTGTGGCATCTTGGAGATCTTAGTTGGATATTTGATAGCAGGTGCAGAGGGCAAATTCTAAAGAATTATTGACAAACCAAGGTGAAGAACTTGTGTTTCAAGGGTTCACAGCTTTTCTCACTTGCCACAAAGCACAGAAAAGCTTCCTTTTGAAAGCCAGGAATTTGTCATGCAGAGGATTAGTTTGAAGCTTGTTtaaaatgtttgtttgttttgtttatgtATTATTAGGGGTGAATGTCCCTGAGATTCCTTGTATCCCAATGCTGAGGCACCTTTATTTGAAGTGGGTGAGACTCACCAAACCACAGCCTTTTAAAGATTTCCTTTGTATCAGCTTACGTGCTTTTGTCATGAGGAACTGTGCTGGTAAGAGGGATTCTTCCTGTCTGAAGGGGATGGTAGAGCATGGAGGAAATCTGGTTCTGTTAAAGTCTTGGAATTTCACATTCTGAGAGCAGCCCTTGTTTGGTTTGTGGTGTTGGGCAGAAATCtccccctgtcctgtcccttaCTTGGTGCTGTGTGCTTCTGTTGACTTCCTGCTCTAGAGGGATTTGCGTGGATGTGTTTTAGTTCTTCCGTGGGATAATTCAGGGAGAAGTGAACAACCTGCTCTGTCTTTCTGGCCTTGTTGTGTGCAGGACCCACAAACTCTCTGAAGTATGTTCCCCTGGTGACAGGCCTGGCTTCTGCCAGGAATCTGGAGCACTTGGAGCTGGTCCGTGTTCCATTTCTTGGAGGACTTATCCAGCACGTGGTAGAAGACAGCTGGAGATCTGGTGGGAAACTCCTACTCCCTCATacctaaataaaaataaataaattaatttaagcTTTAGCAAATTCTGGGGGCTTTTTTCCTGTAGCACGTTCTTTTTTGATTGTTTGAAACTATGGTCATAGTGCTGAACATGCTCTGTATTGGGTGGAATTGTGATATTCTAACTGCAATTAACTCTTAATGAGCTACATTTGTTGATGAGCAGAACCAGAATTGGAGGAGTTAGGTgcaaatatttgttttcttcatttgCTGAAAAAGGTTAAGACAGCACTGGTGAAAATGTGtagggctgagggctgtggtgTGAGGCTGGAGTGTAAGAAGGCTGTTCTTTATTTGCCAGGTGGCTTTAGGAATTTGCACACTATAGTTCTGGGAGCTTGCAAGAATGCACTTGAAGTGGATCTTGGCTACCTCATCATAACTGCTGCACGAAGGTACCTCCCTTCAGATCTCTCTTGGCTTCCcctttttcaaaataaatgtctTAGAAATGACATCCAAGAGCCAGAGCAGCCATCAGAGTTTAAGGAATACACATACAAACTTTGCATAACAAGAGGGTTCTGTGATTAAAATAACTGCAAATGCCCTCTGAGTCCTGCCAGAGTCTCTGTTTTATGAGAACAGGGCACCTTCTGGAGTGGTTTCTGTCTTTGGCCTGAATTTTGAAAGGAACAATTCTGAATTCCCTGCAGGTTGCACGAAGTGCGGATCCAGCCTTCCTTGACCAAAGATggtgttttttctgctttgaagATGGCTGAACTGGAATTCCCACAGTTTGAAACTCTTCACCTAGGCTACGTTGATGAGTTTTTACTACAGTGTATGACACTTTTTATATCCATAAATAACACAAGGATTACAGAAATTGCTGTGGTTTCCATCATGTTCTCAGTGATTAATGAGAATATTAATGTTGCATGTGTGGAGGCTGCTGATCTCATACAGCCAAATCTGGTTTTCCTCACTCCCTGAAGTTGGGAAGGCTGAGCTTTATTAAAGGAATGATCTGATCAGTAGGGAGTTAGAAAATCCTGctataaaatacaaatttactGCTGTGTCTGCTCCTCTCTTTTGTAGGTAAAATGACGAGTACGGACTTGGTGAGGTACGGCTTGGCTGATGTGGTTGAAAACCCAGGAATTATTACAGATATTGGTATGAAAGCTGTAAATGaagttttttctttcatcaagtATCTGGTCATTTACAACTGCCCACATCTACATAACCCAAATAATTGGATCACAGGTATTGCACACCTTTGAAATTTCAGAGCTATTCTATGAATTTCTGTGCTAAACCAGAATTTCTCTGCTCTAGTACTGCTTGTTCTGTTGTTAGTAAGTACAGTAGATGATGCTTGCTTTGGGGCCACggtggtgctgggagcaggatggAGATCCAGAGGATGCTGCTCTCAGATGTGAAGAGGGGGTGATGAACAAGGAGTGAGGTGGGAATCCCTCAGGAAGGGCCtctcttgtgttccagaccACTCGAGGTGGACCCGCCTGGTTGACCTGACCCTGGTGAGGTGCCATGCCATCAAGCTGGACTCTTTCAGTCAGTTCATCGAGTTACTGCCAAGCTTGGAGTTCATTTCTCTGGACCAGATGTTTAGAGAGCCCCCAAAGGTAAATTCCAGATAATGCTTTGGCTTTTTCTCATTGCCAGGGTTTTTACTTGTTTCCATTTCATTGGCACACCAGTGTGCATTCCTCTCAAAGCTGTCATTAATTGAGGGGATTGGTAATAAATGCCTTTGGTTTGCAGTTGCTTTTAGCATGATATGCTGGGGAGAGTGGTGCTGCTTCTGCAAGTGGGAGCAGTGGCAGGGAATGAACGTGTGACCAGAAAATAGAACTCATTGATTCTATCAAAAATAAAACTCAGTCATTCTCTCAAGGTCTCTGCTGATAtttcactgtgctgctgctctttgtgtTGTTCTTTCCTCTTAGGCATCTCTTTACAATACTAAGAGGTTTTTATGAATTTTTGCTGTGTGAAATGGGGGTAGTGTTTTCCTTTTGAAGTGCTTTCAGAGCTTAggaattttatttcttcacatTGTCCCCTCCCACAGTGTAACACAAATCCTTGGTAAGCTGCTGGCAGGCAATGCAGAGTGTAAAACCTGCTTCCTTTGGCCATTAATGGTAGCTGGTGTGCTGGGAAGGCTCTGATCTGCTGTTTGTATTCATGTCATCACCCTACAGCAAATAAGGGAGATTAACACAATTAATAGATTAAAACGAAGTGCTTTGAGGACTTTCATTAGGAGTTAAACAGTGTAAGTTCTGGGTTGCCAGCCTGAGGATGGACCTCTGCTCTCAGGAAATCTGAGGGACAGTTCTGCTGTCCCAGACATTCCAGCAGAGTGGTTTTCCTGGTGCCTTTAGGGGATGTTGAGATAACAGGTCCATCTTCTCAAATCTgaatttctgcctttctttcagggctgtgctcGTGTGGGCCTAAGTGCAGGCACAGGAATTGGAGTCTCCTCTGCCCTGGTGAGCAATCAGAACTCcaacaatgacaatgacaacaacaacaaccaccagaacaacaacaacaacaaccccAACGTGCACCACAACAACCACCAGCACCCCAACGAGCAGAACGAGGAGAACGAGCTGCACCAGGAGGGCCCcgctgaggagcagcagattGGGGCTGAGGGTAAtcctggggggctttgggggggaaTTGCAGCTGAGGGGAAtcctggggggctttgggggggtttggggctaAGGGTAAtcctggggggctttgggggggaaTTGCAGCTGAGGGGAAtcctggggggctttggggggattTGCAGCTGAGGGGAAtcctggggggctttgggggggttTGCAGCTGAGGGGAATCCTGGGGGAGCTTTTTTATCTGCAGTCCCACTCCCTCCTGGTGAAGATGGGAATCTGCCCTGAAAGCTTGTTGCTCTTTCAGCTCCTGGTGTGGAGCTTTAATCTGAGTGAGCTGAGTCCCAAAAGTTTGGCTGGGCTTTGGCTACAGAGATGCAGAACAAATCTGTGAGATAATTTGTGAAACCCAGGGGTTCACCAGAGGAATCTAGGCAGTTTTCAATTATTTCCTGTGGGTGTTTGAGGGCTCAGTTTGTTCTGTTTCCTGTTCCTGACCTCCTGTTCCCTTTGCAGCCCTGAATGAGAtggaggaggtggcacaggaggaaggggaggctgctgggcagggccaggatgagctgccagctcccagccaggctgttGTTCCCATGGAGGTGGATGAGGAGCAAGCAGGTAATTGGGTTTGGGAAGAAATCCCCTCTTGGCATCTCCCTGAGGGATTCATTCTCCACCCTAAGTCTGGTTTTGGATGTTTGGCTTCAGCAGGGTTGTCTGATTTTGAATAATGATGTTAGCACAGCTTagttctgtgaagaaatttatTCTCTGGTACAGCCCAGAgctttctttgcagggaaataCCTTGACCTTAAACCTGATTTTTGTGCTCAGTATAATAAAAGTCAGAAGGCCTCAATGAACTTGTCCTGTTGCTCTCTTGGTGTTCATGGCCTCAGGTCTttcactgcagcacttgggttGTTTTTGCCTTTTCTCAAGCCAGCACAACTTTTCCAGTGttgatttaatttaatttaatttaattagtGACGCAAGGCAGTCTTGATTCTCTTACTGCAACCTTTTGCTGGACAATATAATTTTCTACTGAATATCCCAACAGCATGAAGTAACATTACATTGTGACACTCCTCCCCTTCCAAACCAGAATACTTTAATACTGACATGCAGTATTTTGCTCTTCTCCCATTTAGATTTTAGTGAGGGGCCCACAGAATGGGTGACTAAATTGACTCCAATTAATTTCTTATCAGTTTTTCAAGCAGTGCTAAAAGATTTTCAGCCCTTTAATCCATGCCTGGTTAATTTTTACATGAAATGCTGATATTCTCCTTTCAGGACCAAGTGGAATTCAACCTGCTGTAAAGGCAGCTCCTATTACCATCCATGATTCAGacagtgaggatgaggaggaaaacATGGGCACTTCCAGGGCCTGCATCTCCAGCAGCATTGCACAGAATTACTCAGATGGGGAAGAGAAGAGCAGGGATCCAGTGGAAACCAGGGAACCTTCAGGTGTGCAGCATTCCTGCTTAAGCCTCAGTCTTTCCACGTGGTTCAGGTTCATTTCCAGCTTGGTTTGCAGTGTGGAGTGAAGGTGGAAGGAGATGTttgagctgcagccacagatcTTGTACAGAAACACAGATAGTGGTGCTGCACTGATCACAGACCTGCAGCTCCCCTTTGGGATTCCCAGTGCACAGAATTTATCAGGGCTCTGAGCCCACAGTGTGGATGTCAGTTCTGGCTTCAGGGGGGAAGGAATTGGTGTTTGGAGAGAATTTACATCAATTCTGTACTGCAAATATTGTGGATCTGGGGCTTGGGGCAGTGTAATGAGCTGAGAGGATTCATACAGACATTCAGGAGGAATTCCtgcatggaaagggggctcaggccttggcaggggctgcccagggagggttggaTCCCCATCCCTGAGGTGTCCAAGGGAAGgttggaggtggcactcagtgctctgggctggggacaaggtggggatggggcacagctgggactggatgggctgggagggcttttccaacct
The Zonotrichia albicollis isolate bZonAlb1 chromosome 15, bZonAlb1.hap1, whole genome shotgun sequence genome window above contains:
- the FBXO38 gene encoding F-box only protein 38 isoform X1, with product MGPRRKTVKAVSREGAESTKAEEPKDYMNQLSHEVLCHIFRYLPLQDIMCMECLSRKLKEAVTLYLRVVKVVDLCAGHWWEYMPTGFTDSSFLTLLRKMPDIEQLYGLHPRYLERRRVRGHEAFSIPGVLEALQACPNLLGVETSHLELVEAIWTYMPQVHILGKFRNRNGAFPIPPENKLKIPIGAKIQTLHLVGVNVPEIPCIPMLRHLYLKWVRLTKPQPFKDFLCISLRAFVMRNCAGPTNSLKYVPLVTGLASARNLEHLELVRVPFLGGLIQHVVEDSWRSGGFRNLHTIVLGACKNALEVDLGYLIITAARRLHEVRIQPSLTKDGVFSALKMAELEFPQFETLHLGYVDEFLLQCKMTSTDLVRYGLADVVENPGIITDIGMKAVNEVFSFIKYLVIYNCPHLHNPNNWITDHSRWTRLVDLTLVRCHAIKLDSFSQFIELLPSLEFISLDQMFREPPKGCARVGLSAGTGIGVSSALVSNQNSNNDNDNNNNHQNNNNNNPNVHHNNHQHPNEQNEENELHQEGPAEEQQIGAEALNEMEEVAQEEGEAAGQGQDELPAPSQAVVPMEVDEEQAGPSGIQPAVKAAPITIHDSDSEDEEENMGTSRACISSSIAQNYSDGEEKSRDPVETREPSVSGKGKTPLRKRCSTSHGGQAKQFPVEESSCEKGCQVTSEQIKADMKAASDMPERSKSKDSYGSCSNAPASTATPSSCSAASPSPDRAQAAQRHCAGSSPAAGEECRQCGCSPCRREGCSEGEPQESSVCSRCCSRGAQRRRTSGGRDGESPSTSGACRDGPDFALRTLPGCGAAGEPGHDRTSGSACGAGSQEQSSQPPGWQLDCKEEYPRRPLTRARSRLSHVPLVSEPEVAKPKPRQTTKRKRTADKSTSTSDPVIEDDHVQVLTLKSKNLVGITLTNCGITDLVLKDCPKMMFIHATRCRVLKHLKVENAPVVNRFDYAQCKKLNMDQVLDQILRMPPERNRIIYLRPMQQVDTLTLEQKIFSGPYPYHICIIHEFSNPPNVRNKVRVRSWMDTIANINQELIKYEFFPEATRTEEDLKKYPKYPWGRDIYTLEGIVDGAPYSMITDFPWLRSLRTAEPNSYARYDFEDDERTTIYAPRRKGQLSADICMETIGEEISELRQVRRGVFQRVVAIFIHYCDVNGEPVEDDYI